The Bacillota bacterium genome includes the window CGGCTGCGGCGGTTGTGGTGGGAGCCGGGCTCCTGGCCGCCGTGGCAGCGGCTCAAGCGGAGGGGTGGCCGGTGCAGGCGCCGGCGGGGCAGGAACAGGCTACCGCGCAACAGGGCGCCACGCAGCCCGTGGTCGTGCGGTCCACACACGTCGAACTGAGCGTGGACCCGCGAACCGGCCGGGTGGACGTGGTCGACCTGCGAAGCGGCGCCCGGTGGTCCTCCACGCCCGACCTGCCCCCGGGCGTGCGAATCACGGGGCTGTGGCGGGCCCACATGGATGCGGGCTTCATCCTCGAGTACGCCGAGCCTGACCGCCGGCCCAAGGGGATGCTCAACCCCTCCCGGTTCACCCTGGTCCGAAACGCCCGCCCCATCGAGGCGGGAGTGGCCGTCGACTTCGAGCTTGCCAGCGCCTCGGGGGATCGGGAGTTCGCCTTCACCATGGAGTGGACGGTCGGGGAGGATTACGTCGAGCTGCGCATCCCGTTCGGCTCGGTCTACGAGCGCCCGGGCGGCATGAAGCTGGTCAGCTTGAGGCCCGTTCCGTTCTTCGGTGCCGGGACCGATAGCGACCAGGGGTATGTCCTGTTCCCCGACGGGCCCGGCGCCATCAGCCGCTTCAAAGCCGACCACCCCAGCTACTCGAGCAACTTTCGCGAAGGCGTTTATCAGTGGGGCGCCGAGTACCGGGCGGGCGGGGGCCAGGTAAGGCTGCCCGTCTTCGGCATCAAGAAGGGTAACGCGGCCTTCGTCGCTTTCATCACCCGGGGCGACACTGAAGCCGAGGTCGAGTTTTCGCCCAGCGGCTACGTGCTGCCCTTGAGCAGGGCCTCGGCCGCCCTCTATTTCCGCCACCGCTTCACCGTGGCGCTGCGGCGCAACGCGTTCGTGGAGAAGGTTGACGAGGCGCTGATCCCCGGTGACCGCGTGGTGCGCTACGTGTTCCTTGCCGGCGACGACGCGGAGTACTCCGGGATGGCCAGGGCGTACCGGAGGTGGCTTCTGGAGGCCGGGTGGCTGCGGCGCGCGATTCCAGATGACTTTGCCGGCTACCTGGATCTGTCCCTGTTCATGGGCATCGAGAAGCCGATGGTGCTCGGGCGCAGCTTCGTGACCATGACCACCTTCGAACAGGCCCAGCAGATCCTGGAGGACCTGCGCCGGCGGGGGGTGGAGCGCGTCGAACTCACGCTGATGGGTTGGAACGCACGCGGCTTCATGGGGTCGCCGCCGGAGAGGCTTCCTCCGGAGCCCCACCTGGGCGGGGCCGAAGGGCTCAGGCGGCTTTCCGCCTACGCCCGCGAACACGGGGTCGGACTGTGGCTGTACGACCAGTTTGTGTGGGTCGCCAGGGGGGCCAGGGGCTACTCGGCGCGCTCCGACGTGGTGCGAAAGGCCACCCGGGAGCCTGTCGGTTTCTCCCGGCTCCTCAGCCTCGTCCCGGCGCTGACGAGGGAGCAGGAGTACCTGATGCTGAGCCCGTACGCGGCGCTGCGCGTTGCCGCCCGGGACGTCCCCGCCATGGCCTCGTTTGGCATCACCGGCATCGTCGATGAGAACCTGGCGAGCCTGCTGTACCGGGACTACAACCCCGGCCGGCCCATGTCGAGGCGGGAGTTTGCCGAGGCCATGCGCGAGCTGGCTGAGGTGTACCGGAAAAACGGCCTGAAGGTGGGCGCCATGAATGGCAACGCGTACATGCTCGCCCAGATCGACCGGCTTTGGAGCGTGCCGATGGAGAGTAGCCACTTCCTCTTTGCCGACGAAACCGTGCCGTTTTTCCAGATGGTGGTGCACGGCTACGTCCCCTACAGTGGGGAAACCCACGAGGCCGGCAACCTCCGGGCCGACCCGGCGCGCATGAAGCTGCGCACCATCGAGTTTGGCGCCCTGCCGCGCTACGTGCTGACCGCCGAGGATACGGCAAAGCTGGCCGACACCTGGTTCTCCAGCCTTTACAGTTCCCGGTACGACGACTGGGCGGATGCAGCCGTGGAGGAGTACCGCGAGATGGTCGGCAAGCTGGGCTTCCTGCAGGCCATCCCGATCCACTCGCACCGGCGGCTCGATGACGGGGTCTACGAGGTGCTCTACGAAGACCAAAGCCGCGTCGTGGTCAACTACCGGGAAAGCCCGTTCACTCTTCCGGACGGCACGGTGGTGCCTCCTCTGGGGTACACGCTGAACGTCGGGAGGGGGTCTGTCCAGCCGTGAGCGCGCAGCGCCGCAGGCGCCTGTTGCGCCTTTCGCTTTCGCAGCAGCGGGCCGTCGAAGGGCTCATCTTCATCTCACCCTGGATCGCGGGCTTTACGGCCTTTGCGCTGTGGCCGCTTCTGCGTTCGTTCCTGTTGAGCTTCCAGAAGCTGGAGCAACTCGTCGGCTTCAAGACGTCCTGGGCCGGGATGGACAACTTCCGGGAGGCTTTCCTGATCGACGCCCGCTTCGTGCCGATGTTTCTGGACGTGGTCCGCAACACCCTCATCGATATCCCCGCGGTGCTGGTCTTTTCGCTGTTCACGGCGCTGATGGTCAACCTCAAGCTCCGTGGCGATGGGTTTTTCCGGGCGGTCTTCTTCCTGCCCGTGGTCATCGGTTCGGGCGCGGTGGTGCAGCAACTGCAGAACCAGGAGGTCGGCCGGCTCAGCATCGTGCGCAGCATCGAGGGCTTCGGCACGTTCCTGGTGACCTACCTGGGCCCGGCCCCGGCAATGGCGGTGCTCGACCTGCTCAACCGGCTGGCGCTGGTGCTGTGGGGCACCGGCGTGCAGGTGCTGCTGTTTTTGGCGGGACTCCAGAGCATCAGCCCGATGCTGTACGAGGCGGCCCGGGTGGACGGGGC containing:
- a CDS encoding DUF5696 domain-containing protein, translating into MKALRRAAAAVVVGAGLLAAVAAAQAEGWPVQAPAGQEQATAQQGATQPVVVRSTHVELSVDPRTGRVDVVDLRSGARWSSTPDLPPGVRITGLWRAHMDAGFILEYAEPDRRPKGMLNPSRFTLVRNARPIEAGVAVDFELASASGDREFAFTMEWTVGEDYVELRIPFGSVYERPGGMKLVSLRPVPFFGAGTDSDQGYVLFPDGPGAISRFKADHPSYSSNFREGVYQWGAEYRAGGGQVRLPVFGIKKGNAAFVAFITRGDTEAEVEFSPSGYVLPLSRASAALYFRHRFTVALRRNAFVEKVDEALIPGDRVVRYVFLAGDDAEYSGMARAYRRWLLEAGWLRRAIPDDFAGYLDLSLFMGIEKPMVLGRSFVTMTTFEQAQQILEDLRRRGVERVELTLMGWNARGFMGSPPERLPPEPHLGGAEGLRRLSAYAREHGVGLWLYDQFVWVARGARGYSARSDVVRKATREPVGFSRLLSLVPALTREQEYLMLSPYAALRVAARDVPAMASFGITGIVDENLASLLYRDYNPGRPMSRREFAEAMRELAEVYRKNGLKVGAMNGNAYMLAQIDRLWSVPMESSHFLFADETVPFFQMVVHGYVPYSGETHEAGNLRADPARMKLRTIEFGALPRYVLTAEDTAKLADTWFSSLYSSRYDDWADAAVEEYREMVGKLGFLQAIPIHSHRRLDDGVYEVLYEDQSRVVVNYRESPFTLPDGTVVPPLGYTLNVGRGSVQP
- a CDS encoding sugar ABC transporter permease, with the protein product MSAQRRRRLLRLSLSQQRAVEGLIFISPWIAGFTAFALWPLLRSFLLSFQKLEQLVGFKTSWAGMDNFREAFLIDARFVPMFLDVVRNTLIDIPAVLVFSLFTALMVNLKLRGDGFFRAVFFLPVVIGSGAVVQQLQNQEVGRLSIVRSIEGFGTFLVTYLGPAPAMAVLDLLNRLALVLWGTGVQVLLFLAGLQSISPMLYEAARVDGATDWEMFWKITLPMLSPIILVVTIYTLVDSFTSVFNPILMYVRDTAFSGQFRMGYAAAMGWIYFAFVFILMVIVFKAAERHVFYAGERSQS